Proteins encoded by one window of Aspergillus chevalieri M1 DNA, chromosome 6, nearly complete sequence:
- a CDS encoding SNG1 family protein (COG:S;~EggNog:ENOG410PH34;~InterPro:IPR022703;~PFAM:PF12051;~TransMembrane:6 (i42-63o243-266i287-312o332-355i367-387o424-445i)), producing the protein MAGESMSPEEGSIKEPPATPATAVGFLDPALKGVRRRVAFQLGRMVLILCVFVLCILSLYWAVQFRVENNMPSLAVWVVDFDGQVDPYLTNDTIVGPAVTDVAGQIIQSTTDRVGYTIVSPAEFDYSVWNVRQQVYDEHAWAAVVINPNATTMLRDAVRNGNSSYDPTGAVQFIIISARDESTYSNYIKPALNSFQIQALMEFGPRWVQSLAQEGANITNVPQAANPGIGFNTYDLRPFAPAVATPAVTIGLIYLIIVAFFNFPFLMPIHMQLIKGNHPPLHIWQWLIWRILTHIGSYFFLSLFYSFVSLAFQIPFTNSPAPDTISADNPNAYGHGSFVVFWMLNWVGMAALGFPCENMAMVLGMPWSSLFLIFWVITNVSTAFYSLDLAPQFFAWGYAWPLHRIVEALRTILFGTHSRIGLDFGVLFAWIGVSLAFYPFANFIMQWKIKRGW; encoded by the exons ATGGCTGGCGAAAGTATGTCGCCGGAAGAGGGCTCTATCAAGGAACCCCCGGCGACTCCCGCGACGGCCGTGGGCTTCCTTGACCCAGCACTGAAGGGAGTGAGACGTCGCGTCGCTTTTCAGCTGGGGCGCATGG TGTTGATCCTATGCGTATTCGTCCTGTGCATTCTTTCGCTATATTGGGCCGTGCAGTTCCGAGTCGAGAATAATATGCCCTCGTTGGCGGTTTGGGTGGTGGATTTCGACGGCCAGGTTGATCCATATCTCACGAATGATACTATCGTTGGGCCTGCGGTGACGGATGTTGCCGGGCAGATTATTCAGTCTACGACGGATCGCGTTGGGTATACTATCGTGTCGCCAGCAGAGTTTGACTATAGTGTCTGGAATGTGCGACAGCAAGTCTACGATGAGCATGCGTGGGCTGCTGTTGTCATCAATCCTAATGCAACAACAATGCTGCGCGACGCCGTGAGGAACGGGAATTCATCATACGATCCAACGGGGGCAGTCCAATttatcatcatctccgcccGGGACGAATCTACCTATAGCAATTATATCAAACCAGCATTGAATAGCTTTCAGATTCAGGCTTTAATGGAGTTTGGACCCCGTTGGGTACAGTCTTTAGCGCAGGAAGGGGCCAATATCACCAATGTACCGCAAGCCGCGAATCCAGGCATTGGGTTCAACACGTACGATCTCAGACCGTTTGCGCCAGCCGTCGCAACGCCAGCTGTCACCATCGGTCTGATCTACTTGATCATTGTCGCATTTTTCAACTTCCCGTTCTTGATGCCAATCCACATGCAGCTCATCAAGGGCAACCATCCGCCTTTGCACATATGGCAGTGGTTGATTTGGCGCATTCTGACGCATATCGGGTCATACTTCTTCCTATCACTTTTCTACTCGTTCGTATCGCTGGCGTTCCAGATCCCATTCACCAACTCGCCTGCGCCGGATACTATCTCCGCTGACAACCCCAACGCGTACGGACATGGGTCATTCGTGGTCTTTTGGATGCTGAACTGGGTGGGAATGGCGGCACTAGGATTCCCATGTGAGAACATGGCCATGGTGCTTGGTATGCCGTGGAGTTCGCTCTTCCTGATCTTCTGGGTTATCACCAACGTTTCGACGGCATTTTACTCGCTGGACTTGGCACCGCAATTCTTTGCATGGGGTTATGCCTGGCCTTTGCATCGGA TCGTCGAGGCATTACGGACGATTTTGTTTGGAACACATTCCAGGATTGGATTGGACTTCGGTGTTCTTTTTGCATGGATTGGAGTGTCGCTTGCTTTCTATCCATTTGCGAATTTCATTATGCAGTGGAAGATTAAGAGGGGGTGGTGA
- a CDS encoding bifunctional fumarylacetoacetate hydrolase/alpha/beta hydrolase family protein (COG:Q;~EggNog:ENOG410PI1V;~InterPro:IPR000073,IPR036663,IPR029058,IPR011234;~MEROPS:MER0044578;~PFAM:PF12146,PF01557,PF12697;~go_function: GO:0003824 - catalytic activity [Evidence IEA]): protein MANTLTNYAAYIDPTTKTTRIGHLDLGTSTITPLSFRSGAPLTDLYQAITAGEANIATHPGQETLPLSSVKLLPPISGRDVLAVGKNYSEHAREFNTSGFDASDKNDQPTHPVIFTKRATSIIGHEDPILLHPEFTSTPDYEGEIGVIVGKPGFRISEEQAMEHIWGYTIINDMTARERQRDHKQFFLGKSPDTFCPMGPIAVPKEALPEDLIVQTHVNGEKRQEASIKELIFSIPTLVASISAAQTLQAGDVLATGTPYGVGFGFRPMKFLQPGDEVCVSVTGLGTLKNQIASLDAVNYTTERVNSDQSVIAVSNTKAPAGSGLSRINGKNFFYQHVGNKDGPPVIFIHGLGASSTYFTPLVSKLERSYSLHLLDLEGHGLSPTSALSELTIASYAEDIYQTVQFASINTPATIIAHSMGCLIAAHLALHHPEQVSKLILLGPPPSPLPEPASQAMYARAALVREKGMLAVVDAIIQAGLSAQVRANNPLAVTAVRLSLLGQDAEGYAKGCMALAASARETLNFGKLKCSVFIVTGEEDRVGSVEVCERYAGQVEDGKVDMLRGVGHWHLLEDVQGCVDAVLCAL, encoded by the coding sequence ATGGCGAATACACTAACAAACTACGCCGCCTACATCGAtccaaccaccaaaacaacCCGGATAGGGCATCTGGACCTTGGAACATCTACGATAACGCCCCTCTCCTTCCGGTCCGGTGCCCCTCTTACCGACCTCTATCAAGCAATAACCGCCGGCGAGGCCAACATCGCAACGCACCCAGGCCAAGAAACTCTCCCACTGTCCAGTGTCAAACTTCTTCCCCCAATCTCTGGCCGCGACGTGCTAGCCGTGGGAAAGAACTACTCAGAGCACGCGCGTGAATTCAATACCTCGGGCTTTGATGCCAGCGACAAAAATGACCAACCCACGCACCCCGTCATCTTCACCAAACGCGCCACCTCAATTATCGGTCATGAGGACCCGATCCTCCTGCACCCGGAATTCACCAGTACACCCGACTACGAGGGTGAGATTGGAGTGATTGTTGGAAAGCCTGGATTCCGCATCTCTGAAGAGCAAGCCATGGAACATATCTGGGGTTACACGATAATCAACGACATGACGGCGCGCGAACGCCAACGCGACCACAAACAATTCTTCCTGGGTAAGTCGCCCGATACGTTCTGTCCGATGGGTCCAATTGCCGTACCCAAGGAAGCGCTGCCAGAGGACTTGATCGTGCAGACGCACGTGAACGGAGAGAAAAGGCAGGAGGCATCGATCAAGGAGTTGATTTTCAGTATCCCGACTCTTGTGGCGAGTATCAGCGCCGCGCAGACATTGCAGGCGGGAGATGTTTTGGCGACGGGAACGCCGTATGGTGTGGGATTTGGGTTTCGGCCGATGAAGTTCCTGCAGCCTGGGGATGAGGTCTGTGTTAGTGTCACGGGGTTGGGGACCTTAAAgaaccagattgctagcctTGATGCTGTCAATTATACGACCGAGCGAGTGAATAGTGATCAAAGTGTCATTGCAGTCTCCAACACAAAGGCTCCTGCAGGATCGGGATTGAGCAGGATCAACGGAAAGAATTTCTTTTACCAGCACGTGGGCAACAAGGACGGACCACCAGTTATCTTCATCCACGGACTAGGCGCATCATCAACATACTTCACTCCGCTGGTATCTAAGCTCGAACGATCATATTCCCTGCACCTTCTCGACCTCGAAGGACACGGCCTCTCGCCAACATCAGCATTGAGCGAACTCACTATCGCCTCGTATGCCGAGGACATTTACCAAACGGTACAGTTTGCATCAATCAACACCCCCGCCACAATAATCGCCCACTCAATGGGCTGCCTGATTGCCGCACATCTAGCCCTGCACCACCCAGAGCAAGTCTCCAAGCTCATTCTCCTTGGCCctccaccatcaccactCCCCGAACCCGCCAGCCAAGCGATGTACGCCCGCGCCGCCCTAGTCCGCGAAAAAGGCATGCTAGCCGTCGTCGACGCGATCATCCAAGCTGGTCTATCTGCACAAGTTCGCGCGAATAACCCATTAGCCGTCACGGCTGTTCGGCTGTCATTACTTGGACAGGATGCGGAGGGGTATGCGAAGGGGTGTATGGCGTTGGCTGCTTCTGCCAGAGAAACGCTGAACTTTGGAAAACTTAAGTGCTCGGTTTTTATTGTTACCGGAGAGGAGGATAGGGTTGGCTCGGTGGAGGTCTGTGAGAGGTATGCGGGGCAGGTTGAGGATGGGAAGGTTGACATGCTTAGGGGTGTTGGGCATTGGCATTTGCTAGAGGATGTACAGGGGTGTGTTGATGCTGTATTGTGTGCGCTATAG
- a CDS encoding uncharacterized protein (SECRETED:SignalP(1-19)), with translation MRLSIALPLATLFLGLASACTPGEYSCGAGANKDTVMQCGVDGIPVPVNTCGGGMTCKTVDGRVLCAP, from the exons ATGCGTCTCTCCATCGCCCTCCCCCTCGCCACCCTCTTCCTCGGCCTCGCCTCTGCTTGCACGCCGGGCGAATACTCTTGCGGTGCTGGTG CGAACAAGGATACCGTCATGCAGTGTGGTGTTGACGGCATCCCGGTCCCCGTCAACACCTGCGGTGGTGGAATGACTTGCAAGACTGTTGACGGACGGGTGCTTTGCGCTCCTTGA
- a CDS encoding Con-6 family protein (COG:S;~EggNog:ENOG410PSXE;~InterPro:IPR018824;~PFAM:PF10346) — translation MKDIENVARGYKAAIKNRNVSDEGRLHAEEELKRIQSNETPSEGGLSDDEARHNKNVARGLKAATHNPNVTDVGKQQARNRLESMGEHPERPAD, via the exons ATGAAGGACATCGAAAACGTCGCTCGGGGCTACAAAGC CGCCATCAAAAACCGAAACGTCTCCGACGAAGGCCGCCTCCACGCCGAAGAAGAACTCAAGCGAATCCAATCCAACGAGACTCCGAGCGAAGGAGGCCTTAGCGACGACGAAGCAAGACATAACAAAAACGTTGCGCGGGGCTTGAAAGC GGCGACCCATAATCCGAATGTCACGGATGTTGGGAAGCAGCAGGCGAGGAATCGGTTGGAGAGTATGGGGGAGCATCCGGAGCGGCCGGCTGATTAG
- a CDS encoding uncharacterized protein (COG:S;~EggNog:ENOG410PXZA): protein MASQNSRESLWSNFSFSGAAKHGCQPYLTKTITLYCREKKYGYAVPQHFVEQVPVLAASLNHLHVSPSLWLDKAEEDIGHTIVNWLYTGSYQTLHDPTVQGTARRQKEYRRSVKVYCVSIFYGMSGLASQALHYVRMFGDAVDIRIILDIAKEIFTKYRGRTDLFVGYIKYLKEKLNNMVQADEGFFKQEDFVKGFVQAPGFDKFMVQQMVSFYSDVIQDLKGNDIKGKVVKKQSRQATPVMARVDTGLWRSTRTRSSTLQPKSNSEPTNPSQPSFAPKK from the exons ATGGCCAGCCAAAATTCTCGTGAGTCGCTCTGGTCCAACTTCTCCTTCTCTGGAGCTGCAAAACATGGATGCCA ACCCTATTTGACGAAAACGATTACCCTCTACTGTCGCGAGAAGAAGTACGGCTATGCAGTCCCGCAACATTTCGTCGAACAAGTTCCAGTCCTTGCTGCCTCCTTAAACCACTTGCATGTCAGTCCATCTCTGTGGCTTGACAAGGCAGAAGAAGACATTGGCCACACTATCGTGAACTGGCTGTACACTGGATCCTACCAGACGCTCCACGATCCAACTGTGCAGGGAACCGCAAGAAGGCAGAAGGAGTACAGAAGAAGTGTCAAAGTTTACTGTGTCTCTATCTTTTATGGAATGAGCGGTTTAGCATCCCAGGCCTTGCACTATGTGAGGATGTTCGGCGACGCTGTTGATATCCGTATAATCCTCGATATTGCCAAGGAAATCTTCACCAAATACCGAGGACGTACTGATTTGTTTGTTGGGTATATAAAGTACCTAAAGGAGAAACTGAATAATATGGTTCAAGCGGATGAAGGGTTCTTCAAGCAGGAGGACTTCGTCAAGGGCTTTGTACAGGCGCCGGGGTTTGACAAGTTCATggtgcagcagatggtcagTTTTTACTCGGACGTTATACAGGATCTCAAGGGGAATGATATCAAGGGGAAGGTTGTCAAGAAACAGAGCCGTCAAGCTACACCAGTTATGGCTAGAGTTGATACGGGCTTGTGGCGTAGTACCAGAACTCGTTCATCTACCCTTCAACCTAAATCTAATTCCGAGCCCACCAACCCTTCGCAACCTAGTTTTGCGCCCAAGAAATGA
- a CDS encoding uncharacterized protein (COG:G;~EggNog:ENOG410PGZU;~InterPro:IPR020846,IPR011701,IPR036259;~PFAM:PF07690;~TransMembrane:11 (i158-181o193-211i223-241o253-274i308-332o338-357i377-394o414-436i443-462o468-487i583-601o);~go_function: GO:0022857 - transmembrane transporter activity [Evidence IEA];~go_process: GO:0055085 - transmembrane transport [Evidence IEA]), with amino-acid sequence MPSNSRFHRASAGPSSSAVYTQLASDSTSLLESGTQVDYSQGNCAGNKPDPNRIDIDTRDSDEDDEEEEEEEEDERRQNGVWQAEAITSSWTFRALVFTYVFIYILTSVNSLQQQVTGILGPYVTSSFKQHSLFSTTQTLSSIVAGCSKLPIAKILDIWGRVEGFILMTVLCTLGLVLMAVCRNVETYAAAQVFYWVGYNGMGYVINIFLADTTSLRNRMIMFGLNSTPFIVTVFIGPYVAQLFHTYSTFRWAFGFFAIIVPVVSIPVAAVFLYSNYKVRKMGLAPHRTVSGRTTFQILYHYAREFDIVGLILVVGGFSLLLLPLTLAASSVNQWHNLYIIAILVIGVALLALFCVWEKYFAPVTFVPFQYLQDRTVFGACVLSATLFCSFYTWDVYFSSYLQVVHNQNIRNAGYISNIFTIGSSFWAPIAGLMIRYTGRFKWLGLAAVPVSAISTALMIYFRHPGTNISLIVLIQIFMAFSGGTLVMTEQLAAMSAVPHNEVAVVLALEGLFMSIGGSIGQSISGAIWTNLLPDKLIEYLPASEKANWKKIYGSLEVQLSYPVGSTTRDAIIMAYGYVQRRMLLAGVCFMPLALGCILLWRNIDVKGKQQTTGMVF; translated from the exons ATGCCCTCCAACTCCCGGTTCCATAGAGCCTCTGCAGGGCCGTCATCTTCTGCGGTATATACCCAGCTTGCGAGCGATTCGACATCTTTATTAGAATCCGGTACACAGGTCGACTACTCGCAGGGCAATTGCGCAGGAAACAAACCGGACCCAAATCGGATTGACATCGATACCCGAGACAGtgacgaagacgacgaggaggaagaagaagaagaagaagacgaacgCAGACAGAATGGAGTCTGGCAGGCTGAGGCTATCACATCCTCTTGGACGTTTCGAGCGCTTGTGTTTACTTACGTTTT TATCTACATCTTAACGTCCGTCAACTCGCTACAACAGCAGGTTACAGGCATTCTGGGACCGTATGTCACCTCAAGTTTCAAGCAGCATTCTCTGTTCTCGACGACGCAGACGTTGTCCAGTATTGTCGCCGGTTGCTCAAAGCTCCCGATTGCAAAGATTCTTGATATATGGGGCCGAGTTGAGGGCTTCATTTTGATGACAGTTCTGTGCACGCTGGGTCTTGTTTTGATGGCGGTTTGCAGGAATGTTGAGACTTATGCGGCAGCTCAG GTCTTCTACTGGGTTGGATACAACGGGATGGGATACGTGATCAACATCTTCCTAGCGGATACAACATCTCTCAGAAACCGGATGATCATGTTTGGGCTCAACTCGACACCATTTATCGTTACCGTCTTTATTGGTCCATACGTTGCGCAGTTGTTTCATACATATAGCACATTCAGATGGGCATTTGGATTTTTCGCCATTATCGTTCCCGTCGTGTCGATTCCTGTCGCGGCCGTTTTTCTGTACAGCAACTATAAAGTGAGGAAGATGGGACTTGCTCCCCATCGCACGGTCAGTGGGAGAACTACCTTTCAGATTCTCTACCACTATGCGCGCGAGTTCGATA TCGTTGGTTTGATTTTAGTGGTTGGCGGCTTTTCCCTGCTGCTTCTTCCGCTTACTCTTGCCGCTAGTTCGGTGAATCAGTGGCATAATCTGTATATCATTGCGATACTGGTTATCGGAGTTGCTCTTTTAGCACTATTCTGCGTTTGGGAAAAGTATTTTGCGCCGGTGACGTTCGTACCATTTCAATACCTCCAAGATCGAACAGTTTTCGGTGCTTGTGTTTTATCTGCTACTCTTTTTTGCAGCTTCTA CACATGGGACGTCTACTTTTCCTCCTATCTACAGGTAGTCCACAACCAGAACATCCGCAACGCCGGCTACATCTCCAACATTTTCACTATTGGCTCCTCTTTCTGGGCCCCTATAGCCGGCCTCATGATCCGCTACACTGGCCGCTTCAAATGGCTGGGCCTAGCGGCCGTTCCGGTTTCAGCGATTTCCACCGCACTAATGATATACTTCCGACACCCAGGCACAAACATCAGTCTTATCGTGTTGATTCAGATTTTTATGGCTTTTTCTGGAGGTACACTGGTTATGACGGAGCAATTGGCTGCTATGTCTGCGGTTCCACATAATGAAGTCGCTGTCGTGCTTGCATTAGAGGGACTGTTCATGAGCATTGGCGGTTCAATCGGACAATCGATCTCGGGCGCTATCTGGACGAACCTCCTGCCGGACAAACTAATTGAATACCTCCCTGCGAGTGAAAAGGCAAATTGGAAGAAGATTTACGGGTCTCTTGAGGTACAGCTGTCATACCCCGTTGGTAGTACAACGAGGGACGCTATTATAATGGCGTACGGATATGTGCAAAGACGGATGTTGCTTGCAGGGGTATGTTTTATGCCGTTGGCGCTTGGGTGCATTTTGCTTTGGAGGAATATTGATGTTAAGGGGAAGCAGCAGACGACGGGGATGGTTTTTTGA
- a CDS encoding YbhB/YbcL family Raf kinase inhibitor-like protein (COG:O;~EggNog:ENOG410PXE3;~InterPro:IPR036610,IPR008914,IPR035810;~MEROPS:MER0018285;~PFAM:PF01161), which translates to MRVCESADSALSLCSRDPSKVLGVTVGSHNVTPGQFIPRGEAQSIPEITFTNTTANKTYLLVSIDLDGPFPSFSILSPILHWIQPSLHPTPSNDGTTTTLNANVPFIANWIGPEPPPGSGPHRYVFLLYEQPEGFEGAAGKYRPQGGKEMGIWGRVRFDLDGFEREVGLEKAVAANYFFSN; encoded by the exons ATGCGAGTTTGCGAAAGCGCCGACTCAGCCCTCTCCCTCTGCTCGCGGGACCCCTCCAAAGTCCTAGGAGTGACAGTCGGCTCCCACAACGTCACTCCCGGCCAGTTCATCCCACGAGGAG aagCCCAATCCATCCCCGAAATCACcttcaccaacaccaccgccaacaAAACCTACCTCCTTGTCAGTATCGACCTCGACGGccccttcccctccttctccatccTAAGCCCCATCCTGCACTGGATCCAGCCCTCCCTCCATCCCACCCCATCCAATGAcggcaccaccacgacctTGAACGCGAATGTGCCCTTCATCGCGAACTGGATCGGCCCGGAGCCCCCGCCGGGAAGTGGCCCGCACCGCTATGTGTTTTTGCTGTATGAGCAGCCGGAGGGGTTTGAGGGTGCTGCCGGAAAGTATAGGCCCCAGGGGGGAAAGGAGATGGGGATTTGGGGAAGGGTGAGGTTTGATTTGGATGGGTTTGAGAGGGAGGTTGGGCTCGAGAAGGCTGTTGCGGCAAATTATTTTTTTAGTAACTGA
- the erg6 gene encoding sterol 24-C-methyltransferase (COG:H;~EggNog:ENOG410PH10;~InterPro:IPR030384,IPR029063,IPR013216,IPR013705;~PFAM:PF01135,PF13649,PF08498,PF08242,PF02353, PF08241,PF13489,PF13847;~go_function: GO:0008168 - methyltransferase activity [Evidence IEA];~go_process: GO:0006694 - steroid biosynthetic process [Evidence IEA]) — MAPTNLEREDHQRDAEFARVLHGKSAAAQGGFAAMRGKDAAAQKAAVDEYFKHWDNKSAEEETEETRAARRAEYATLTRHYYNLATDFYEYGWGTSFHFCRFARGEPFLQAIARHEHYLAHRMGIKDGMKVLDVGCGVGGPAREIVKFTDANVVGLNNNDYQIQRATRYAERDGLSHKLSFTKGDFMQMSFPDNSFDAVYAIEATVHAPELEGVYKEIFRVLKPGGVFGVYEWLMTDEYDNDNAEHRKIRLGIEQGDGISNMVKVSEGLQAVRNAGFDLIHNEDLADRPDAIPWYYPLAGSFKHMTSPWDFFTIARMTWWGRGLAHNFVGAFEKVGLFPRGSQKTADSLALAGDCLVAGGEKKLFTPMYLMVARKPE; from the exons ATGGCTCCCACCAACTTGGAAAGAGAGGACCACCAGCGCGATGCTGAGTTCGCCCGCGTCCTTCACGGAAAGTCCGCTGCGGCTCAGGGTGGTTTCGCTGCTATGCGCGGCAAGGACGCCGCTGCGCAGAAGGCTGCTGTCGATGAGTACTTCAAGCACTGGGACAACAAGTCTGCTGAGGAGGAGACAGAGGAGACTCGCGCT GCCCGCCGAGCGGAGTATGCGACTTTGACCAGACA CTACTACAACCTTGCTACCGACTTCTATGAGTACGGATGGGGAACCTCGTTCCACTTCTGTCGATTCGCCCGCGGCGAGCCCTTCCTCCAAGCCATTGCCCGTCACGAACACTACCTTGCTCACCGCATGGGGATTAAGGATGGTATGAAGGTTCTGGATGTCGGctgtggtgttggtggtccAGCTCGTGAGATTGTTAAGTTCACGGACGCCAATGTCGTCGGTCTCAACAACAACGACTACCAGATTCAGCGTGCGACGCGGTATGCCGAGCGCGATGGTCTGTCGCACAAGCTCAGCTTCACCAAGGGTGACTTCATGCAGATGAGCTTCCCCGACAACTCCTTCGATGCCGTTTATGCCATCGAGGCGACTGTCCACGCTCCCGAGTTGGAGGGTGTTTACAAGGAGATTTTCCGTGTGCTGAAGCCCGGTGGTGTGTTTGGTGTCTACGAGTGGCTCATGACTGACGAGTATGACAACGACAACGCGGAGCACCGCAAGATCCGTCTTGGTATCGAGCAGGGTGACGGTATCTCCAACATGGTCAAGGTTTCGGAGGGACTTCAAGCTGTCCGCAACGCCGGTTTCGACCTCATCCACAATGAGGATTTGGCCGACCGTCCTGACGCGATTCCGTGGTACTACCCTCTCGCCGGTTCGTTCAAGCACATGACTTCCCCCTGGGACTTCTTCACTATTGCCCGTATGACATGGTGGGGTCGTGGTCTTGCCCACAATTTCGTCGGTGCCTTTGAGAAAGTCGGTCTCTTCCCAAGGGGATCCCAAAAGACCGCTGACAGCTTGGCGCTGGCTGGTGATTGTCTTGTTGCCGGTGGTGAGAAGAAGCTTTTCACACCAATGTACCTGATGGTTGCTCGCAAGCCCGAGTAA
- the ADH1_1 gene encoding zinc-dependent alcohol dehydrogenase (COG:Q;~EggNog:ENOG410PH61;~InterPro:IPR013154,IPR013149,IPR002328,IPR036291, IPR011032,IPR020843;~PFAM:PF00107,PF08240;~go_function: GO:0008270 - zinc ion binding [Evidence IEA];~go_function: GO:0016491 - oxidoreductase activity [Evidence IEA];~go_process: GO:0055114 - oxidation-reduction process [Evidence IEA]) translates to MSIPETQWAQVLEKTGTYPVYKQIPVPKPGPDEVLVKIHYTGVCHTDLHAMKGDWPIPSKIPLVGGHEGAGVVVAKGELVNVIDIGDHAGVKWLNGSCLSCEFCKSADESVCPDASLSGYTVDGTFQQYCVANAAHVTKIPKHVPLDAAAPVLCAGVTVYKGLKESGARPGQTVAIVGAGGGLGSLAQQYAKAMGLRIVAIDGGDEKKVMCEQLGAEAFVDFTKSSDLVEDVKAVSPDGLGVHAVLLLAAAAKPFEQATGYVRSRGTIVAIGLPADAYLKAPVFNTVVRMINIKGSYVGNRQDGVEAIDFFARGLIKAPFKTVPLKELPQVFELMEQGKIAGRYVLEIPK, encoded by the exons ATGTCTATCCCGGAAAcccaatgggctcaggtgcTCGAGAAAACCGGCACCTACCCTGTGTACAAACAAATCCCCGTCCCCAAGCCCGGCCCCGATGAAGTCCTCGTCAAAATCCACTACACAGGCGTCTGCCACACAGACTTGCACGCCATGAAAGGTGACTGGCCCATCCCATCCAAAATTCCCCTCGTCGGCGGCCACGAAGGCGCAGGCGTAGTCGTTGCCAAGGGAGAACTCGTCAACGTCATTGACATCGGTGACCATGCTGGAGTCAAGTGGCTGAATGGATCATGTCTGTCATGCGAGTTCTGCAAGTCAGCAGATGAGTCTGTTTGTCCTGATGCGTCGTTGTCGGGGTATACTGTCGATGGGACGTTCCAGCAGTATTGTGTCGCCAATGCAGCGCATGTTACTAAGATTCCCAAGCATGTGCCGTTGGATGCTGCGGCACCGGTGCTGTGTGCTGGCGTCACGGTTTACAAGGGATTGAAGGAATCTGGGGCTAGGCCCGGCCAGACTGTCGCGATTGTCGGCGCGGGCGGCGGTCTGGGCTCCTTGGCGCAGCAGTATGCGAAGGCCATGGGGCTGCGTATTGTGGCTATTGATGGCggagatgagaagaaggtTATGTGCGAACAGCTAGGTGCGGAGGCGTTTGTGGATTTTACCAAGTCCAGTGACTTGGTCGAGGATGTCAAGGCTGTCTCTCCCGATGGATTGGGTGTCCATGCTGTTCTTCTGCTTGCGGCTGCTGCGAAGCCTTTCGAGCAGGCGACGGGGTATGTCCGTTCGCGGGGGACAATCGTTGCCATTGGATTACCAGCGGATGCATATCTCAAGGCGCCTGTGTTCAATACGGTTGTACGGATGATCAATATAAAGGGAAGCTATGTCGGGAATAGGCAGGATGGTGTGGAGGCGATTGATTTCTTTGCGCGAGGGTTGATCAAGGCTCCGTTCAAGACTGTGCCGCTCAAGGAATTGCCGCAAGTCTTCGAGTTGATGG AGCAAGGAAAGATCGCCGGGAGATACGTCTTGGAGATTCCCAAGTAG